The following nucleotide sequence is from Macrobrachium nipponense isolate FS-2020 chromosome 12, ASM1510439v2, whole genome shotgun sequence.
GATAACAAattttgctaaaatctggaatcTATTACATGTAATGTACAAAACTTAGCTTTACCTTTCATTTGCCATGATAAGGGTATAATTATTTTCAATCTCTCtgagaaataaacaaatgaaactaATAAACTTCATTGCTATAAAGGTCTAAGGTattgtaaaaaatataatgaaaaatacaggCCCAAGCAGCAGTAACTGACATAATACCATTGTAATAAATTATGTTCACACTTGTATTCAGCGCTCTCAATCTTATAAAGAACACTGCAAGATAAATGCAGCtgtttcataaaattattttctggaTTCTTGAATTAATTTGTGAAAGTGCCCTAAACATAAGACTATCTCAGTTTTTTAAATGGACCTCTTGCAATTTAAAGAAACGTAGATTATGCCTAATACAGCAACATTTGAGCACTGTATTGTCATCTTTTGCATGGAAAAAACCAGTATGTATTGCCTTTgctctctttatatataaaaaaagagcacCATATCATGGTAAGTATTactctaaatatataaaaacctcaAAACTTGAGAATTTCCTTGAGAAGAAAAACAGCCAACTGAATGACATGCAGTAACTAATTCTGAAAACATAACCTTGTAAATACTAAGGAATATTGCTACTCTTGAAACCTATCAAGCCACACCTCTTATCCTCCAGATTTATTCTTTCATCCTTCTTGAAAAATCTAGGCTCAATAAAGCACAGTATTTCCCACCCCATATGCCTTAGCAAAagtcaaagaaacaaaaacattatatTCAATATAATGAGACTTTTGTACTTAATTTCAAGCATTACTATGTGTAGTCCTTGGATTATGACACATTACTGGAGACTACTATTTCTTTATAGTGTGTGTGCCTACCTCTGTGATATCTTAATAACACCTAACAAAACCAGGCAGTCATACATTTGTGATGATAATATCTGATCTACATTATAACGGTGTGTGTGTCTTGGAAGAAGAGATTGATAATAGAATTAACAGCACAggaaaacacaaagagaaatattAAACACATCACACCATTTCTTCATGCCATCAGAGCTAATTTCCTGGGCTTGATGGTGACAATAGAGTggcaactgaataaaaaaatcctttaaactGAATTCATTGTCATAAATTTTACTCCCATTAAGTGCCAGGGTACCTTATTACACAATACAACATATAATCAAATTATGCCTcagctaatttttattttttagctgcaTATCTAACTTGTGTTCTTTAGTTTCACTCTGTCtttaacaacaacatatttgtcaTTCCTCCTTTGTAACTTCTTAGATATCAGAGCATCAATTTCCACATCTGATTTTCTGTGAGCAGCTTCGCTCTTCGACCCTACGTACAGAGCGAAGAGCTTTCGTTTcaacttcttcattttcattccttcttCAGGTGCATCTTTCAAGATGGTGTGAATGGCTTTCTTCCACTTGAAAGGACTGTGACCACTGGCACCTTCTGAATCTTCACCTTCCTGGGCCATACTCTCCTCCAGCCCATTCTCTGCTTTCTCTGGTTCCACGTTTTCTTGGTTTGCTTTCTCATCCTCTTCCTTTACTGCTGCTgttgcctttttctttttctttggtttctctGTCTCCTGAGTCTCGCCTTCATCTTCAATAGGTCTCTTTCTCTTGTCCTTCTTCTGGACTTTGGTCTGCTTCTTCTGCCTTTCTTCCTTCCGCTCCCTCTTCGATTTGCGCTGGGGCTCTTCCTGAGTTGCTTCAGGCGTGGTTGAAGAATCTATTTGAGTGGCTGAATTAACATCCTCCTCCACCTTCTGAGAATCTGTGTTTTTTTGATTGGgcttgctattttgatcattctGCCTCTTGGATAATATTTGCTGGACATCTTCGAAATACTTCCATGCCTCTTCAGCCAAGGCTTCATTTCCCAGTTTACTGCTTCTCAAAAAGTTCTGAAACAGATATGCTTTTTATTGTATAAAATACTCTCTGCTTCCTGATGCTCCTTACAGTTGATAAGACCTAACATAAAGTGACTTCTCAATAACATATATAACCTTTTAAATATTAACCAACCTTCACTTAACTTTCAACTTAATCTGCCTGATATTTATCAAGGGTTAGTAATTTGTACCTAGTAGCAAAGTGGTCAGAGACAATTTAAAGTATTGAGTAAGTTATTTTACAtcttatgatttaatggttttaaaattttttgcattaattttatgtaaaggatttcaaaaaatgaaacatttcacCTCATTTCTCATAAGTAAACCTTTCACTTCATTTATAATAAGTAAACCTTTCATCTCATTTATGAAATGTAAGTGTAACCCTCACTTTGAGGTATCCAG
It contains:
- the LOC135224504 gene encoding cell growth-regulating nucleolar protein-like, which encodes MVFFVCGGCGETLKKNQVEKHTFKCRSCQSLTCMDCSKEFWGNDYTTHTSCVSENEKYGGINYVAKENIGQKKQEEWVTLLKDKIASTKAINPRLENLFHRLLQYDNIPRKKAKFLNFLRSSKLGNEALAEEAWKYFEDVQQILSKRQNDQNSKPNQKNTDSQKVEEDVNSATQIDSSTTPEATQEEPQRKSKRERKEERQKKQTKVQKKDKRKRPIEDEGETQETEKPKKKKKATAAVKEEDEKANQENVEPEKAENGLEESMAQEGEDSEGASGHSPFKWKKAIHTILKDAPEEGMKMKKLKRKLFALYVGSKSEAAHRKSDVEIDALISKKLQRRNDKYVVVKDRVKLKNTS